One segment of Haloplanus natans DSM 17983 DNA contains the following:
- the folP gene encoding dihydropteroate synthase — translation MNYHAAADFLSDLRRFALDPGTGSIRELLAHLDDPHEGVEFVQIAGSNGKGSTARMTESILREAGYRTGLYTSPHFDDIRERVRIDGRKITESAVVEFVEEVRPFLVRRAVEGDPITSFEALTAMSLWYFGRSDVDVAVLEVGMGGRLDATSVVDPVAAAVTAVSLEHTDILGDTLDDIAAEKVTVAPDDAPLVTGATDEALAAVRRHATDTLTVGVAAESPDVTVRYDGVVNHTEAGVAITAADWGVETRVPMPGAYQARNAGVAAVLARQVGADRVTEAHLTRGLRNAHWPGRFEVVERDPLVVLDGAHNPGACEAVAKTLAEYDYDALHLVFGAMHDKDHRSMVDALPAAASVRACAPALERAADPAVLAAAFETTGNGSVTTAPTVAAALDDARTAADPDDCVLVVGSLFAVAEARRRWSRLAVTREVDTVDDAQAAIDRAHPDAVDAAGAASESVSEVLTVPLDRREARALDRAAGRAGATAVTADYRTGRELRAAVVAGTTAEHRALLAELDDRGQGSVADTLRPRIDATDGEPRERERPYPWTDRPSVMGILNVTPDSFHDGGEYFDESAAVERAEAMIEAGADVIDVGGESTRPGADPVPVEEEIGRVRPVIEALADLDVLVSIDTRKAAVGRAALEAGADILNDVTGLEDPEMRFLAAEFDVPVIVMHSIDAPVVPGKTVTYDDVVSDVIDELAERVALAERAGLDREQVIVDPGLGFGKSNVENFALLDRLPEFRSLGCPILLGHSHKSMFSHVGQASGERLPATIAATALAVDRGADIVRVHDVPENVAAVRTAVATGDAAGVPDDWRA, via the coding sequence ATGAACTACCACGCTGCAGCGGACTTTCTCTCCGACCTCCGGCGGTTCGCGCTCGATCCGGGCACGGGGTCGATCCGGGAACTCCTCGCTCACCTCGACGACCCTCACGAGGGCGTCGAGTTCGTCCAGATCGCCGGCTCGAACGGCAAGGGAAGCACCGCGCGCATGACCGAATCCATCCTCCGCGAGGCGGGCTACCGGACGGGACTCTACACGTCGCCCCACTTCGACGACATCCGGGAACGGGTCCGCATCGACGGCCGGAAGATAACCGAATCCGCCGTCGTCGAGTTCGTCGAGGAGGTGCGGCCGTTCCTCGTGCGACGGGCAGTCGAGGGCGATCCGATCACCTCCTTCGAAGCGCTCACCGCCATGAGTCTCTGGTATTTCGGTCGCTCGGACGTGGACGTGGCGGTGCTCGAAGTGGGGATGGGTGGCCGACTCGACGCGACGAGCGTCGTCGACCCCGTCGCCGCCGCGGTGACGGCGGTGAGCCTCGAACACACCGACATCCTGGGCGACACCCTGGACGACATCGCGGCGGAGAAGGTGACCGTCGCCCCCGACGACGCGCCGCTGGTGACGGGCGCGACCGACGAGGCGCTTGCGGCCGTCCGCCGGCACGCCACCGACACCCTCACCGTCGGCGTGGCCGCGGAGTCACCGGACGTGACCGTCCGCTACGACGGCGTCGTCAACCACACCGAAGCCGGCGTCGCCATCACGGCCGCGGACTGGGGCGTCGAGACGCGAGTGCCGATGCCTGGCGCGTACCAGGCGCGAAACGCCGGCGTCGCGGCCGTCCTCGCCCGACAGGTCGGCGCCGACCGCGTGACCGAGGCTCACCTCACCCGCGGCCTCCGGAACGCCCACTGGCCCGGCCGGTTCGAAGTCGTCGAGCGCGATCCGCTGGTCGTCCTCGACGGCGCGCACAACCCCGGCGCCTGCGAAGCGGTCGCGAAGACCCTCGCCGAGTACGACTACGATGCCCTCCACCTCGTCTTCGGCGCGATGCACGACAAGGACCACCGCTCGATGGTCGACGCGCTCCCGGCGGCCGCGTCGGTGCGGGCCTGTGCGCCGGCCCTGGAACGCGCCGCGGACCCCGCGGTGCTCGCGGCGGCCTTCGAAACGACGGGCAACGGGTCGGTGACGACGGCCCCCACCGTCGCCGCCGCCCTCGACGATGCCCGCACCGCCGCCGATCCGGACGACTGCGTGCTCGTCGTCGGCTCGCTGTTCGCCGTCGCCGAAGCGCGCCGCCGGTGGTCGCGTCTCGCGGTCACCCGCGAGGTCGACACCGTCGACGACGCGCAGGCGGCCATCGACCGCGCCCACCCCGACGCCGTCGACGCCGCAGGGGCGGCGAGCGAGAGCGTCAGCGAGGTCCTGACGGTCCCCCTCGACCGACGGGAGGCCCGGGCGCTCGACAGGGCCGCCGGCCGCGCCGGCGCCACGGCCGTCACCGCCGACTACCGGACCGGGCGCGAACTCCGCGCGGCCGTCGTCGCGGGGACGACTGCCGAACACCGGGCGCTCCTCGCGGAACTCGACGACCGGGGGCAAGGGAGCGTGGCCGACACCCTCCGACCCCGGATCGATGCGACGGACGGGGAACCCCGGGAGCGAGAGCGGCCCTACCCCTGGACCGACCGCCCGTCGGTCATGGGCATCCTGAACGTCACGCCGGACAGCTTCCACGACGGCGGCGAGTACTTCGACGAGTCGGCGGCGGTCGAACGGGCCGAGGCGATGATCGAGGCCGGCGCCGACGTGATCGACGTGGGCGGCGAGAGCACGCGCCCGGGCGCCGATCCCGTCCCCGTCGAGGAGGAGATCGGTCGCGTCCGACCCGTGATCGAGGCGCTCGCCGACCTCGACGTACTGGTGTCGATCGACACCCGCAAGGCCGCGGTGGGACGGGCCGCTCTGGAGGCCGGCGCCGACATCCTCAACGACGTGACGGGGCTGGAAGACCCCGAGATGCGTTTTCTCGCCGCCGAGTTCGACGTGCCGGTGATCGTCATGCACAGCATCGACGCGCCGGTCGTGCCCGGCAAGACCGTCACGTACGACGACGTGGTGTCGGACGTGATCGACGAACTCGCGGAGCGGGTGGCGCTCGCGGAGCGTGCGGGACTCGATCGCGAGCAGGTGATCGTCGACCCCGGCCTCGGCTTCGGCAAGAGCAACGTCGAGAACTTCGCCCTCCTCGACCGCCTGCCCGAGTTCCGATCGCTCGGCTGTCCCATCCTCCTCGGCCACTCCCACAAGTCGATGTTTTCTCACGTCGGCCAGGCGTCGGGCGAGCGCCTCCCGGCGACGATCGCGGCGACGGCGCTGGCCGTCGACCGCGGCGCCGACATCGTGCGGGTCCACGACGTGCCCGAGAACGTCGCCGCCGTGCGCACCGCCGTCGCCACCGGCGACGCCGCGGGCGTGCCCGACGACTGGCGCGCGTAG
- a CDS encoding NRDE family protein produces MCTLTLAWQTFLDAPVVVAANRDERRDRPSEPPGRIESNPGVVAPRDAQAGGTWIGYNDAGVFVGITNRPAEGTTAERSRGLLVADALREPDATAAARLVERSVDTHGYDGFNLVVADRNAAFLFEWDGHLRVTQLDPGVHVVVNSGAALGGGGAVTDSFVVPDGDARADRAAGQAENARAVRTALTPEPGEGATEWLDRAATVLADHEFGVCIHGNGYGTRSSSLIRLGDESTYRFAPGPPCETAYEAVQTDEGQV; encoded by the coding sequence GTGTGTACCCTGACGCTCGCGTGGCAGACCTTCCTCGACGCGCCGGTCGTCGTCGCCGCCAACCGTGACGAGCGGCGTGACCGGCCATCGGAGCCGCCAGGCCGGATCGAATCGAACCCCGGGGTCGTCGCCCCGCGCGACGCCCAGGCCGGCGGAACCTGGATCGGCTACAACGACGCCGGTGTGTTCGTCGGCATCACCAACCGCCCCGCCGAGGGGACGACGGCCGAGCGCTCTCGCGGCCTCCTCGTCGCCGACGCGTTGCGGGAACCGGACGCCACCGCCGCGGCCCGACTCGTCGAACGGTCGGTCGACACCCACGGCTACGACGGGTTCAACCTCGTCGTCGCCGACCGGAACGCCGCCTTCCTGTTCGAGTGGGACGGCCACCTCCGGGTGACCCAACTCGACCCCGGCGTCCACGTCGTCGTCAACAGCGGCGCGGCGCTCGGGGGCGGCGGCGCCGTGACCGACTCCTTCGTCGTCCCCGACGGCGACGCGCGCGCCGACCGGGCGGCCGGGCAGGCGGAGAACGCCCGCGCGGTCCGGACGGCGCTCACCCCCGAACCCGGCGAAGGGGCGACCGAATGGCTCGACCGCGCGGCGACGGTTCTCGCCGACCACGAGTTCGGCGTCTGTATCCACGGGAACGGCTACGGCACCCGGTCGTCGTCGCTGATCCGCCTCGGCGACGAGTCGACGTATCGGTTCGCGCCCGGCCCCCCCTGCGAGACGGCGTACGAGGCGGTCCAAACCGACGAAGGTCAAGTTTAA
- a CDS encoding helix-turn-helix transcriptional regulator, producing the protein MSAADDVDLSADERAALELVLETRGIHQSDLWKELDVSSRKGSRLAESLVEADLIQREETVYNGHNTYFLMPTAGDLEFALLMAGDMLSPFIGEEEVDPRSDAFSQWLMNLAYEEY; encoded by the coding sequence ATGAGCGCGGCCGACGATGTCGACCTGTCCGCCGACGAACGCGCGGCGCTCGAACTCGTCCTCGAGACGCGCGGTATCCACCAGAGCGACCTCTGGAAGGAACTCGACGTGTCGTCGCGGAAAGGGAGCCGCCTCGCCGAATCGCTCGTCGAGGCGGACCTGATCCAACGCGAGGAGACCGTCTACAACGGACACAACACCTACTTCCTGATGCCGACCGCCGGTGACCTGGAGTTCGCCCTCCTGATGGCCGGCGACATGCTCTCGCCCTTTATCGGCGAGGAGGAAGTCGACCCCCGGAGCGACGCCTTCTCGCAGTGGCTGATGAATCTGGCGTACGAGGAGTACTGA
- the psmA gene encoding archaeal proteasome endopeptidase complex subunit alpha, with protein sequence MQGQAQQQAYDRGITIFSPDGRLYQVEYAREAVKRGTASIGIRTEEGVVLAADKRSRSPLMEPTSVEKIHKADDHAGIASAGHVADARQLIDFARRQAQINRLRYSEPIGIETLTKEVTDHIQQYTQVGGARPFGVALLIGGIEDGEPRLYETDPSGTPYEWKAVSIGANRGELQEYLEENYEDGLDLDGGIALALRALATTNDDTLEPAGVDVATISIDSEAFHELTNDEIETHLADLELLPSEDDEDEDEE encoded by the coding sequence ATGCAGGGACAAGCCCAACAGCAGGCATACGACCGCGGGATAACGATCTTTTCGCCGGATGGCCGCCTCTACCAGGTCGAATACGCGCGGGAGGCCGTCAAGCGAGGAACAGCGAGCATCGGCATTCGGACCGAGGAGGGCGTGGTGCTGGCGGCGGACAAGCGCTCCCGGTCGCCGCTGATGGAACCGACGAGCGTCGAGAAGATTCACAAGGCCGACGACCACGCGGGCATCGCCTCCGCGGGTCACGTCGCCGACGCCCGACAGCTGATCGATTTCGCCCGCCGGCAGGCCCAGATCAACCGCCTCCGGTACAGCGAGCCGATCGGCATCGAGACGCTCACGAAGGAGGTCACCGACCACATCCAGCAGTACACGCAGGTCGGCGGTGCGCGCCCCTTCGGCGTTGCCCTCCTCATCGGCGGCATCGAGGACGGCGAGCCCCGCCTCTACGAGACCGACCCCTCGGGGACGCCCTACGAGTGGAAGGCGGTCTCCATCGGCGCCAACCGGGGCGAACTCCAGGAGTACCTCGAAGAGAACTACGAGGACGGCCTCGACCTCGACGGGGGGATCGCCCTCGCGCTACGCGCCCTCGCTACGACCAACGACGACACCCTCGAACCCGCCGGCGTCGACGTGGCGACGATCAGCATCGACTCCGAGGCGTTCCACGAACTCACGAACGACGAGATCGAGACCCACCTCGCCGACCTCGAACTCCTCCCCAGCGAGGACGACGAGGACGAGGACGAGGAGTAG
- a CDS encoding type IV pilin, whose translation MRRITSSRAVSPVIATILMVAIVVILAVTVSVFALEFTGEINQPAPTVAQSSGELVYDLPGSNDQIVRLTHLAGDRLDVSELEIAVDATDACGKQSRIVNLPTNTLGSANYNGDDIFDYYSPDGGQLDTSADGIWSAGETATFRLASTECELNKSDTLTIRVVHLPTNSVVIKETLTAT comes from the coding sequence GTGAGGAGAATCACTTCGTCACGGGCCGTGTCACCCGTCATAGCCACGATTTTGATGGTTGCTATCGTGGTGATACTCGCTGTGACCGTCTCGGTGTTTGCACTTGAATTTACTGGCGAGATTAATCAGCCTGCTCCTACTGTTGCCCAATCAAGTGGCGAACTCGTCTATGACCTGCCCGGAAGTAATGACCAAATCGTTCGACTTACTCACCTTGCAGGCGACAGGTTAGATGTATCTGAGTTGGAAATTGCCGTGGATGCAACCGATGCCTGTGGGAAGCAATCCCGGATTGTTAACCTCCCAACAAACACGCTTGGGTCAGCAAATTACAACGGTGACGACATTTTCGATTACTATAGTCCGGACGGAGGGCAACTTGACACGAGTGCAGATGGTATTTGGAGTGCTGGCGAAACTGCTACTTTCCGACTTGCAAGCACTGAATGTGAACTAAATAAGAGTGACACGCTTACTATTCGCGTCGTCCACCTCCCGACGAACTCGGTCGTAATCAAAGAAACACTGACCGCGACGTAG
- a CDS encoding DUF7837 family putative zinc-binding protein, producing MTTDTSQHGRCPKCEEGIFTVHILVEYEKDDGTTGIWAECPVCNDIVSPE from the coding sequence ATGACCACCGATACTTCGCAACACGGACGATGCCCCAAATGTGAGGAGGGTATTTTCACCGTCCATATCTTGGTGGAATACGAGAAAGACGATGGAACGACCGGCATATGGGCTGAATGTCCGGTGTGCAACGATATTGTGAGTCCTGAGTAA
- a CDS encoding HalOD1 output domain-containing protein, whose amino-acid sequence MDYEIASDEHTGHAVINLVSIVENTAVDDLPPLYGSIDPDALNTICEDWSNIHVSFAYSNSQVEVYCGEYITAETV is encoded by the coding sequence ATGGATTATGAGATTGCTTCGGATGAGCATACCGGCCACGCAGTTATTAATCTCGTAAGTATTGTCGAAAATACCGCTGTTGATGATCTTCCACCTCTCTACGGGTCAATAGACCCTGATGCACTCAACACAATTTGCGAAGATTGGAGCAATATACACGTCTCATTCGCTTACAGCAACTCTCAGGTTGAAGTCTACTGCGGCGAATACATTACAGCCGAAACTGTGTGA
- a CDS encoding HTH domain-containing protein, whose protein sequence is MSDERSRSEKGTYTEEVSPDDAFAVFTDHEPRTASEIAEELGVVRRTAHNKLTALEERGDLKRKKVGGRAVVWWRPDLPNE, encoded by the coding sequence ATGAGCGACGAGAGGAGCCGGAGCGAGAAAGGAACATACACCGAGGAGGTATCACCTGACGATGCTTTCGCAGTATTCACCGACCACGAACCCCGGACGGCGTCGGAGATAGCCGAGGAGTTGGGAGTAGTCCGGCGTACTGCGCATAACAAATTAACCGCTCTCGAAGAACGCGGTGATCTCAAGCGGAAGAAGGTCGGTGGTCGAGCTGTTGTATGGTGGCGACCAGATCTTCCCAACGAGTGA
- a CDS encoding SWIM zinc finger family protein, with protein MATNESGKEKTAVEYLNFGAKTAKRVTWEAWSFRLVGPLQVLVTNESYGVEKDAHAYVVAVEDVGGTIVPRECECPADRFRDDYACKHRAALATVAGPVVMNAAAEFPEKSLEGPDSVDPTPVTDGGHREDQNCDCESLGDLPCWPCYQSERNK; from the coding sequence ATGGCAACTAACGAAAGCGGAAAAGAAAAGACTGCTGTTGAGTACCTGAACTTCGGCGCGAAGACGGCCAAGCGCGTGACGTGGGAAGCGTGGTCATTCCGCTTGGTCGGCCCGCTCCAAGTCTTAGTCACGAACGAATCCTACGGGGTCGAGAAGGACGCACACGCCTACGTAGTGGCCGTCGAGGACGTGGGTGGAACGATTGTACCCCGAGAGTGCGAATGCCCTGCTGACCGCTTCAGGGACGACTACGCGTGCAAGCACCGCGCCGCCCTTGCCACCGTAGCTGGCCCGGTGGTGATGAATGCAGCGGCGGAGTTCCCTGAGAAATCACTTGAAGGCCCCGACTCCGTCGACCCCACTCCGGTAACGGATGGTGGACACCGCGAGGATCAGAATTGTGACTGCGAGAGCTTAGGGGATCTCCCCTGCTGGCCTTGCTACCAGTCTGAGCGCAACAAGTAA
- a CDS encoding type IV pilin, producing the protein MQLKQLLTEDRAVSPVIGVILMVAITVILAAVIGTFVLGLGDQVSESAPQASFSFDFSSGGTNADVFDGEPGDNVTITHEGGETLEASNIGVEGSISSGGVTGGVANGNWPTTIEAGSSSEWEGVDAGETIRVIWTNPAGGATNTIAKATAPQ; encoded by the coding sequence ATGCAACTGAAACAACTACTTACCGAAGATAGGGCAGTCAGTCCCGTCATCGGCGTGATTCTAATGGTCGCAATAACCGTTATTCTCGCCGCTGTGATCGGGACGTTCGTGCTCGGCCTGGGAGATCAGGTCAGCGAAAGCGCACCGCAAGCCAGCTTCAGCTTCGACTTTTCCTCCGGTGGTACCAATGCCGACGTTTTCGATGGTGAACCAGGTGACAATGTCACAATCACGCACGAGGGTGGCGAGACACTCGAAGCGAGTAATATCGGGGTAGAGGGAAGTATTAGTAGTGGTGGTGTAACCGGCGGAGTGGCTAATGGCAACTGGCCCACCACTATTGAGGCAGGTAGTTCCTCAGAATGGGAAGGTGTCGACGCTGGCGAGACTATTCGTGTGATTTGGACGAATCCGGCCGGTGGCGCGACAAACACAATCGCGAAGGCGACTGCACCGCAGTAA
- a CDS encoding tyrosine-type recombinase/integrase translates to MVIDNADNPAVRLDREIQKIRDNSQNGDLDPDLARRLIGLANALDSRNPRDKYIAPNGEHKEYAPGTIYQYISVLLRWRDLDGIDYLTADAEQLNTLAADMDTGFHPNSKEGGYSRQTVNKFLCAAKCFYQYHDDLGVKHGDIDMFKKANTPAYDDRDMFTREEISALRDEMPDPRWRAILEMLIFTGQRLHALTTLRVKDIDAENGVYYLNDEEYGLKGADKRGLKRPLLGARRYIQDWLQYHPRGDEPETYVFIGDPSNSQTRLDRPITERSIRRGLKKYAEQAGIKKSVKPHKMRHYFVTVMKRDHGFDDDEIKFLLGHSKDSNVMATTYQHISNEDYIKSTEEKIGIRDEDDESPITPGICPVCGRTLKPNARACSACGELVAADAKATKDQVHNMMIEELVEPDLSDEERAAMKSMLRNFTENESTSIKDVIYGMLNERGD, encoded by the coding sequence ATGGTCATCGACAACGCCGACAATCCCGCCGTCAGACTCGACCGAGAAATCCAAAAAATACGGGATAACTCCCAAAACGGCGACCTCGATCCCGACCTCGCACGACGACTTATCGGCCTTGCCAACGCGCTCGACTCAAGAAACCCGCGCGACAAATACATCGCACCCAACGGCGAACACAAAGAGTACGCCCCCGGAACCATCTACCAATACATTAGCGTCCTACTCCGCTGGCGTGACCTTGACGGCATCGACTACCTGACTGCTGACGCAGAACAACTCAACACGCTGGCCGCCGACATGGACACCGGGTTTCATCCGAACAGCAAAGAAGGTGGATACAGTCGGCAAACAGTCAACAAATTCCTCTGTGCGGCCAAATGCTTCTACCAATACCACGACGATCTCGGTGTCAAACACGGCGACATAGATATGTTCAAAAAGGCGAACACCCCCGCCTACGACGACCGGGATATGTTTACCCGCGAAGAAATCTCTGCCCTCCGAGACGAAATGCCCGACCCACGCTGGCGGGCTATCCTCGAAATGCTGATCTTCACCGGACAGCGCCTACACGCCCTCACCACGCTTCGCGTGAAAGACATAGACGCAGAAAACGGCGTCTACTACCTCAACGACGAAGAATACGGACTCAAAGGTGCTGACAAACGAGGACTCAAACGCCCCCTACTCGGCGCTCGACGCTACATCCAGGACTGGTTACAGTACCACCCTCGCGGCGACGAACCCGAAACCTACGTGTTCATAGGCGACCCCTCAAACAGCCAAACTCGTCTTGATCGACCCATCACCGAGCGGAGCATCCGCCGGGGACTCAAGAAATACGCGGAACAAGCAGGTATCAAAAAATCAGTCAAACCCCACAAAATGCGCCACTACTTTGTCACGGTGATGAAGCGCGACCACGGGTTTGACGACGACGAGATCAAATTCCTGTTAGGACACTCGAAAGACAGCAACGTAATGGCAACTACCTACCAGCACATCTCTAACGAAGATTACATTAAAAGCACCGAGGAAAAAATAGGTATCCGAGACGAAGACGATGAAAGCCCTATCACCCCCGGAATATGCCCCGTCTGCGGTCGTACACTAAAACCGAACGCCCGCGCTTGCTCCGCCTGTGGCGAACTTGTCGCCGCCGACGCGAAAGCTACCAAAGATCAGGTTCACAATATGATGATTGAAGAACTTGTTGAACCCGATCTAAGCGACGAAGAACGAGCGGCTATGAAAAGTATGCTCCGAAACTTTACTGAAAACGAATCTACGTCAATTAAAGACGTTATCTACGGGATGCTTAACGAGCGCGGTGATTAA
- a CDS encoding RNase P subunit p30 family protein: MYEAVHAHPDGSTTAARFAATAARTGYDGVVIRSRDATPDYAAVREASGIDAVDAVEVVAPDPERASGAVGGLRSEHTLLSVRGGTDRLNRFAVEQERVDVLTRPMAGDGDVNHVLANCAAENGVRIEFDFGPVLRATGGKRVRALRDLRKLRELVADADAPFVVSANPATHLELRAPRELVAVGEAVGFDPETVRTGLHEWGELAERNRHRQSESFVGPGVERGRHDG; encoded by the coding sequence ATGTACGAGGCGGTCCACGCCCACCCCGACGGCTCGACGACGGCGGCCCGGTTCGCCGCGACGGCGGCCCGAACGGGCTACGACGGCGTCGTGATCCGGTCGCGGGACGCGACGCCCGACTACGCCGCGGTCCGTGAGGCGTCGGGCATCGACGCCGTCGACGCCGTCGAGGTGGTCGCCCCCGACCCGGAGCGCGCCAGCGGCGCCGTCGGCGGCCTGCGCTCCGAGCACACCCTCCTCTCGGTCCGCGGGGGAACCGACCGCCTCAACCGCTTCGCCGTCGAACAGGAGCGTGTGGACGTACTCACGCGGCCGATGGCGGGCGACGGCGACGTGAACCACGTCCTCGCCAACTGCGCCGCCGAGAACGGCGTCCGGATCGAGTTTGACTTCGGGCCGGTCCTCCGAGCCACGGGCGGGAAGCGCGTGCGGGCGCTCCGGGACCTGCGAAAACTCCGCGAACTCGTCGCCGACGCGGACGCTCCTTTCGTCGTCAGCGCCAATCCGGCCACCCACCTCGAACTCCGGGCACCGCGGGAACTGGTCGCCGTCGGCGAGGCGGTCGGATTCGACCCCGAGACGGTCCGGACGGGACTTCACGAGTGGGGCGAACTCGCCGAGCGAAACCGCCACCGACAGTCCGAGTCGTTCGTCGGGCCGGGCGTCGAACGGGGGCGACACGACGGATGA